The DNA region gccgggggcggcggtggcggcggacggTACTGGTTCATGTAGTCCGCCGTGATCATGTTCATGTAcggcggcggcaggtggtgCAGCGGGAATGGCAGCGGTGCCACCGCGGCGGGCTTCTTGCCTTCCTCCTTCTTGCCGTCGCCTTCCTTCTTCCCGTCGCCCTCCTTCTTGCCGTCCCCCTCCTCCTTCTTGCCCTCGCCGTCCTTCTTGCCGTCCCCGCCCTCCTCCTTCTTGCCTTCGCCTTCCTTCTTCCCGTCGCCTTCCTTCTTGCCGTCCCCCTCTTCCTTCTTGCCCTCGCCTTCCTTCTTGGCGCCGTCgccctccttcttctcctccttcttctccggcTCCTTGGCGGGGCCGACGGAGTCGATGTGCGCGGCCCAGGACTTGCTGCGCAGCTTGCTCACCACGTCCACCGGGTCCACCGTGCCGATCACCGTCATCTTGTGCGCCGCCATGTCCACCGAGATGGCATCGATccctgacgacgacgacgacaagcCCAGGCAGGTTGTTCAGAACAGAGATTCAGAGAAGGATGGTGGAAGGAAACTGATCCGTCGGTTCAGATTGAGCGGTGGGATGCTACTGTGAGTGATGGTATCACATACCGACGAGCACGGAGACGGCCTTCAGAGCCTTCTGCTTGTCCTTGTTGTCATGCAAATCCAGCCTCACCACAATTTTCTGCACACGGGAGCATCATCATATCATCAGAGTCAGTCGGTTTACTCTGGCTCCGAACAGGGGAAAAGGAAGGCAGCAGGCAATGTGTGACAAACGGGGAGGTAGCTACACTACAAGACCTACACACCTGAACAGGCAGGACAAAGTGCAGAGAAACGACGCTGATCTTTGAGTCCAAAGCACGCAGAATGACAGAAACAATCCAAGAGAAACCCAGCCACAATCGGTGGTACACAATCAGGAAGAACAGGGAGCCTCACCTTCGACATGTCGATGTcgcagagaagaagaagaacgaACACCGGGAAGGATGAGGAAGGAAGGCACTGGATCAGGAGCAGGGTGGAGTGAGGAGTGGAGAAGCCAGAGGAAAGTTAGGCGGGGGAGCGAGCTGCGAGCGTGCCGCGACACGCAACGACGCGGAGGCGAGGCGAGAGGCAAAGTGAGTTTGGGAGTGTGAGGGCAAGGGCGCCTCACTCTAAATACCAGAGGCGGCAGCGGAGGTGGCGTTGGTGCCAAGCGCCGTGAGCAGTGGCCGCGGTACAAGCCACAGCGACAGGCAAGCGGAGTGGCTGGCTGGCTAGTGGCGGCGGATGGCAGGTCTCAGCCGTGGGTGCTGAGTGACCGGTGCTATCCCAGCCAGCCAGCCTCCCAGGCCTCGCCGCCTCGGCCGTGCTGCGTGCCTGGCTGCCTGCGTGCTTGTGTGGTGTGAGTGTGACCTGACCGTGTGAGGGCGAAGGAGTGGCCACTGCCCAGTGCCCACTGCAGGTCGGGCGGGATCCGAGACCCCGGCCGGCCAGCCGCTTTATGGCTTGTTCCGACCTGGCGCGGCACCAAAAGGGACGAGCAGTCCACGTCCGCCCCACGCCGCCGTGCGTCCCCAATCATTTACCCTTCATTCCGCACGCCTCCCTCCCATTCCCATGCACCGTCGACCTCATCACTCTGTCCCTGCTCCGTCTCCATTTCCTCTGCAGTACGCTGCAGCGTCGTCCTCTGCATTCTCCGGTGAAACTTCTCTCCTTTTCAGGAACAGCTAGCTACCGCGACCCTGAACTGTCATGCTTGCTCGTGTGACCCGTCGTGAGCTTTTTCCGCCGTAGATTCACGCTGCCGTTGGTATCTAGTGGTACGGCACGGGGGGTTCTGCTTCCTCTGGATGCTTGCGCCATGGATGCTTCTCGGAACCAGAATCCGGGACCGGCCGCTACAGCGGCGAAAGATTTTCAGAATCTGCGGAATGCGGATGGTTCGAATGAATCCCCCTTCCCCCACCGAGCCTGAAATCGGCTGCTGGTTCATCAAAACCTCCTGCTGCAATTGTTCCAAAGcaagagaaaaaaagaaaagaaacccCTTGCAGCGATACCATTGTTCGTGTCACTGTCATCATCTGCAAAGTGATCATCAGCAACAAGGACATGCCACCTCTCTTGGTTTCTTTAAGGACTGATCATCAATGAGGCTAACTAAGGCTGCTCTCTGAAGATGACTTAGTATACGGTGGCAGGCAGCCAATCATCTAGTTCTGACTGCTAATAATTGGCCGTAAAAATCAGAATGATCAGGTCGCACCAGATCGCGATGACATCGATGAGCTCCGGGCAACATAACGCAGGTTCAGGTTGCCCCGTCGCGATCCGTAAGAGCCACCCAATTTGAAATGGACTAGGCCATGTGAGGACCAATGGTGGTCACCCTTGGATAATGAGTGATTGACAATCGTGGCGTACGATGCATGTCTTGTCTTGTGAAGTGCAGGTGAGTGCGATATGGCGGCCAACGGTGCGAGGTGAATGTCAAGTGAAAGGTTCAGGGTGAACACGAGTAGACTTGAACCGAGGAACCCGAAGAGACCGGGCGGAGTCATGGGCGATTCACATGGTGCATGAAAGAGCAAGAATTCATGGAGAAGGAGGATGGAGACGGCGTCAGCCAAGTCGAGCGGGAAGGCGATAGCAAGTCAAGTAGGCGGCCCGTGCAGCGGGAGCGTGAAAGCTTTGAAGGCGTCAAGGCTCAGCGGGAGGTCGGACACGGTCTACATCGAGGAGGTCGCATAGCGGCCACGCGGAAATGGATGGTTTGGGTGATTTGTGCCTCAAAACCACCATGGAGGTTGATTTTCCGGTTTGGGCCTTAAAATCGGGGGC from Panicum hallii strain FIL2 chromosome 9, PHallii_v3.1, whole genome shotgun sequence includes:
- the LOC112878318 gene encoding heavy metal-associated isoprenylated plant protein 39-like isoform X2, whose amino-acid sequence is MAAHKMTVIGTVDPVDVVSKLRSKSWAAHIDSVGPAKEPEKKEEKKEGDGAKKEGEGKKEEGDGKKEGDGKKEGEGKKEEGGDGKKDGEGKKEEGDGKKEGDGKKEGDGKKEEGKKPAAVAPLPFPLHHLPPPYMNMITADYMNQYRPPPPPPPAYHPYAPPPYYYVRNMSMEENPNSCAIC
- the LOC112878318 gene encoding heavy metal-associated isoprenylated plant protein 39-like isoform X1, producing the protein MSKKIVVRLDLHDNKDKQKALKAVSVLVGIDAISVDMAAHKMTVIGTVDPVDVVSKLRSKSWAAHIDSVGPAKEPEKKEEKKEGDGAKKEGEGKKEEGDGKKEGDGKKEGEGKKEEGGDGKKDGEGKKEEGDGKKEGDGKKEGDGKKEEGKKPAAVAPLPFPLHHLPPPYMNMITADYMNQYRPPPPPPPAYHPYAPPPYYYVRNMSMEENPNSCAIC